The Streptomyces sp. NBC_00659 genomic interval TGACGACGGCAGTGGCAGGCGAACTCTCCGCGGAACTGCGGGGGTTCAGAGAGGTGCAGCGCCTCGCGTACGAGTGCGCGGAAGCGGTCGCGGCACAGCTGAAGCCCGGCGTCACCGAGCGCGAGGCGGCCCGCATGCAGCGCCGGTGGCTGCGTGAGCGCGGGGTGCGGGACTGGTTCCATCTGCCGTTCGCCTGGTTCGGTGACCGCACGGCCTTCGTCGGCTTCCGGATCCCGCTGCAGTTCTTCCCCACCGACCGCCGGCTCGAGCCGAGGATGCCGTTCATCCTCGACATGGCCCCCGTGCACAAGGGCTTCACCGCGGACATCGGCTATTCGGGCTCGCTCGGCCTGAACCCCGTGCAGGACAAGCTCCTCGCCGATCTGGAGGCGCACCGCGAGCTGATCCTGCGCGAGGTGCGCGAGCGGCGGTCCCTGCGCGAGATCTACGAGGACGTCGACCGGCTCATGACCCGTCAGGGCTATGCCAACCGGCACCGCGCGTATCCGTTCGGCGTGATCGCGCACAAGGTGGACCAAGTGGCGGAGCGGTCCTGGTCGCCGCGTCTGTTCGGGTTCGGCGTCCAGGCCCTGAAGGGGCTGGCGAGCGACGCGCTGCACGGCCACCGGGAGGGCTGGTCCCCGCTGTGGTCTCCGTACACCTTCTCCGACCACCCGCCCCGGCCGGGGCTGTGGGCGGTCGAACCGCACCTCGGTTTCCGGGGTACGGGCGCGAAGTTCGAGGAGCTCCTGGTCGTCACGGACTCCCGGGACCCCGAACAGAGCGCGTTCTGGCTCGACGACGATCTGCCGCATGTGCGGCGCTGGGCGGAGGACAAGTGAGTCTCGTGGGCGCGCGCGAGCGCCGGGTGCGGACGGGCGGGGTCGAGCTGTGTGTCGCCGAACTGGGTGACGACAGGCAGCCGACCGTGGTGCTCGTGCACGGGTATCCGGACTCCAAGGAGGTGTGGTCCGAGGTCGCCGTGCGGCTCGCCGACCGCTTCCATGTCGTGCTGTACGACGTGCGGGGGCACGGCCGGTCGACGGCACCGCGGCCCCTGCGCGGCGGTTTCACGCTGGAGAAACTGACCGACGACTTCCTCGCGGTGATCGACGCGGTCAGTCCCGGCGGGCCGGTGCACCTCGTGGGCCACGACTGGGGTTCGGTGCAGTCGTGGGAGTTCGTCACGGTCGCCCGGACGGAGGGCCGGATCGCGTCCTTCACGTCGATGTCCGGTCCGTCCCTCGACCACTTCGGCCACTGGATCAAGCGGCGGGTGCGGCGGCCCACGCCACGGAGGGTCGGCCAGCTCCTCGGGCAGGGCGCCAAGTCCTGGTACGTGTACATGCTGCACACGCCGGTGCTGCCCGAGCTGGCCTGGCGCGGTCCCCTGGGCAAGTGGTGGCCGAAGATCCTCCAGCGGCTCGAGAAGGTGCCCGCGGGCGACTACCCGACCCCGTCGCTGCCTTCCGACGCGGCGCACGGCGCGTGGCTCTACCGCGACAACGTGCGGTCCCGGCTCGGCCGCCCCCGCGAGGACGCGTACGCGCACGCGCCCGTGCAGCTGATCACGCCCCTGGGAGACGCCTTTCTCTCCGAGCGGCTCTATGACGAACTGGAGAAGTGGGCCCCCGAT includes:
- a CDS encoding M24 family metallopeptidase, whose translation is MTTAVAGELSAELRGFREVQRLAYECAEAVAAQLKPGVTEREAARMQRRWLRERGVRDWFHLPFAWFGDRTAFVGFRIPLQFFPTDRRLEPRMPFILDMAPVHKGFTADIGYSGSLGLNPVQDKLLADLEAHRELILREVRERRSLREIYEDVDRLMTRQGYANRHRAYPFGVIAHKVDQVAERSWSPRLFGFGVQALKGLASDALHGHREGWSPLWSPYTFSDHPPRPGLWAVEPHLGFRGTGAKFEELLVVTDSRDPEQSAFWLDDDLPHVRRWAEDK